The Megalops cyprinoides isolate fMegCyp1 chromosome 10, fMegCyp1.pri, whole genome shotgun sequence genome window below encodes:
- the pdp1 gene encoding pyruvate dehyrogenase phosphatase catalytic subunit 1, which translates to MPVTSQLFKAFRCREIRKVCCSAVQCQNQPQPLANFWHEDAFARPPGPPAQWRQARGYRTSSERCYNLTPPQVNSILKANEYSFKVPEFDGKNVSSVLGFDSNQLPANAPIEDRRSAATCLQTRGMLMGVFDGHAGCACAQALSERLFYYIAVSLLPHETLLELESAVEAGRAVHPILQWHKHPNDYFSREASRLYFSSLRTYWQELIDLNSPGETPDVKEALVSAFKRLDSDISLEAQVGDPNAFLNYWVLRVAFSGATACVAHVDGNDLHVANTGDGRAVLGVQEADGSFTAVTLSNDHNAQNEDEVRRVRAEHPRSEAKTVVKQDRLLGLLMPFRAFGDVKFKWSIELQRRVLESGPDQLHENEHTKFIPPNYHTPPYLTAEPEVTHHRLRPQDRFLVLGTDGLWETLHRQEVVRIVGEYLTGVHHQQPITVGGYKVTLGQMQGLLMERRARVSSAFEDQNAATHLIRHAVGNNEFGTVDHERLSKMLSLPEELARMYRDDITIIIVEFNPHVVGAHQQAADGDGQ; encoded by the coding sequence ATGCCTGTGACCTCCCAGCTATTTAAAGCCTTTCGCTGCAGGGAGATCCGAAAGGTTTGCTGCTCTGCCGTTCAGTGCCAGAATCAGCCGCAGCCCCTCGCGAACTTTTGGCACGAGGATGCGTTCGCCCGGCCCCCGGGCCCGCCCGCGCAGTGGCGCCAGGCGCGCGGCTACCGCACCTCCTCTGAGCGGTGCTACAACCTGACGCCGCCGCAGGTCAACAGCATCCTGAAGGCCAACGAGTACAGCTTCAAGGTGCCGGAGTTCGACGGCAAGAACGTCAGCTCGGTGCTGGGCTTCGACAGCAACCAGCTGCCGGCCAACGCCCCCATCGAGGACCGGCGGAGCGCGGCCACCTGCCTGCAGACGCGCGGCATGCTGATGGGCGTGTTCGACGGGCACGCGGGCTGCGCCTGCGCCCAGGCGCTGAGCGAGCGCCTCTTCTACTACATCGCCGTGTCGCTGCTGCCGCACGAGacgctgctggagctggagagcgCGGTGGAGGCGGGGCGCGCCGTGCACCCCATCCTGCAGTGGCACAAGCACCCCAACGACTACTTCAGCCGGGAGGCGTCGCGGCTCTACTTCAGCAGCCTGCGCACGTACTGGCAGGAGCTGATCGACCTCAACAGCCCCGGGGAGACGCCCGACGTCAAGGAGGCGCTGGTGAGCGCCTTCAAGCGGCTGGACAGCGACATCTCGCTGGAGGCGCAGGTGGGCGACCCCAACGCCTTCCTCAACTACTGGGTGCTGCGCGTGGCCTTCTCGGGGGCGACGGCGTGCGTGGCGCACGTGGACGGCAACGACCTGCACGTGGCCAACACGGGCGACGGGCGGGCGGTGCTGGGCGTGCAGGAGGCGGACGGCTCCTTCACGGCGGTGACGCTCTCCAACGACCACAACGCGCAGAACGAGGACGAGGTGCGGCGCGTGCGGGCCGAGCACCCGCGCTCCGAGGCCAAGACGGTGGTGAAGCAGGACCGGCTGCTGGGCCTGCTCATGCCCTTCCGCGCCTTCGGCGACGTCAAGTTCAAGTGGAGCATCGAGCTGCAGCGGCGCGTGCTGGAGTCGGGCCCCGACCAGCTGCACGAGAACGAGCACACCAAGTTCATCCCGCCCAACTACCACACGCCGCCCTACCTGACGGCCGAGCCCGAGGTCACCCACCACCGGCTGCGGCCGCAGGACCGCTTTCTGGTCCTGGGCACGGACGGGCTGTGGGAGACGCTGCACCGGCAGGAGGTGGTGCGCATCGTGGGCGAGTACCTGACGGGCGTGCACCACCAGCAGCCAATCACGGTGGGCGGCTACAAGGTGACCCTGGGTCAAATGCAGGGCCTGCTGATGGAGCGCCGCGCCCGCGTCTCGTCCGCCTTCGAGGACCAGAACGCCGCCACGCACCTCATCCGCCACGCGGTGGGCAACAACGAGTTCGGCACGGTGGACCACGAGCGCCTCTCCAAGATGCTCAGCCTGCCCGAGGAGCTGGCGCGCATGTACCGCGACgacatcaccatcatcatcgtGGAGTTCAACCCGCACGTGGTCGGGGCGCACCAGCAGGCTGCCGACGGCGACGGCCAATGA